The Erythrobacter aurantius genome includes a window with the following:
- a CDS encoding carboxymuconolactone decarboxylase family protein, which produces MPRLREVPKGEADEKVAQPLYAQLFGDRDPVTEPGTATGTRGDWWTVFAGSPDTLKHAAQGFAYYRSGRRKLDPVLRELGQTWAGWATGSQFVFSQHCKSLRGLGVAEEKIEAIPTWQTATCLDARERLVLAYADRLVMHQGRVPDTLFDALKAEFSEEEILELTYITCMYQMHAVMSRALRTEFDDRDDPVTEVPAPEGFNALDFLGGERKKD; this is translated from the coding sequence ATGCCGCGCCTGCGTGAAGTGCCCAAGGGCGAAGCCGACGAGAAAGTGGCGCAGCCGCTCTATGCCCAGTTGTTCGGCGATCGCGATCCCGTGACCGAGCCCGGCACCGCGACAGGGACGCGCGGCGATTGGTGGACGGTGTTTGCCGGTTCACCCGACACGCTCAAGCACGCGGCGCAGGGCTTTGCCTATTACCGATCAGGCAGGCGCAAGCTTGATCCGGTCTTGCGCGAGTTGGGGCAGACATGGGCAGGCTGGGCTACCGGCAGCCAGTTCGTCTTCTCGCAGCACTGCAAGAGCCTGCGCGGGCTGGGCGTGGCCGAGGAGAAGATCGAGGCGATCCCGACCTGGCAGACCGCCACCTGCCTTGATGCGCGCGAGCGGCTGGTGCTGGCCTATGCCGACAGGCTGGTGATGCATCAGGGCCGCGTGCCCGATACGTTGTTCGATGCGTTGAAGGCGGAATTCAGCGAGGAGGAAATCCTCGAACTCACCTACATCACCTGCATGTATCAGATGCACGCGGTGATGAGCCGCGCGCTGCGCACCGAGTTCGACGACCGCGACGATCCCGTGACGGAAGTGCCCGCGCCCGAAGGTTTCAACGCGCTCGATTTCCTCGG
- a CDS encoding VOC family protein: MIKTKGINHIALVCRDMKETVRFYTEVLNMPLFKTVQLPDGGQHFFFDCGGGNAIAFFWWKDAPPAAPGIASVRKFPFDAKTAVGSMNHLAFDMEEAELEAALDRLAEAGVEHTHAVLNHDDSPRGYSPEMHEGVFVRSVYFTDPNGIMLEFAATTKQFGPEDVAHEPASAQEPA, encoded by the coding sequence ATGATCAAGACCAAGGGAATCAACCATATCGCGCTGGTGTGCCGCGACATGAAAGAGACGGTGCGGTTCTACACCGAAGTGCTCAACATGCCGCTGTTCAAGACGGTGCAGTTGCCTGATGGCGGGCAGCATTTCTTCTTCGATTGCGGAGGCGGGAATGCCATCGCCTTCTTCTGGTGGAAGGATGCGCCACCCGCAGCGCCCGGCATTGCCTCGGTCCGCAAGTTTCCCTTCGATGCGAAGACGGCGGTGGGTTCGATGAACCACCTCGCCTTCGACATGGAGGAAGCCGAGCTTGAGGCGGCGCTGGATCGGCTCGCCGAAGCGGGCGTGGAACACACCCACGCCGTGCTCAACCATGACGACAGTCCAAGGGGCTATTCGCCGGAAATGCACGAAGGGGTGTTCGTGCGCTCGGTCTATTTCACCGATCCCAACGGCATCATGCTCGAATTCGCGGCGACCACGAAGCAGTTCGGCCCCGAAGATGTCGCGCATGAACCCGCCAGCGCGCAGGAGCCCGCCTGA
- the hppD gene encoding 4-hydroxyphenylpyruvate dioxygenase, whose translation MTLHPGDLFENPAGLDGFEFVEFCAPEKGVLEPVFESMGFTRVAKHRSKDVHLWRQGGINLIANYEPRSAAWYFAREHGPSACGMAFRVRDAAKAYDHLIEAGAEPVANEPGPMELRIPAIRGIGGAILYLVDRYAGAEGKSLTIYDIDFDYLPGVDPYPEGAGFHTIDHLTHNVYTGRMKYWADYYETLFNFREIRFFDIKGEYTGLTSKALTAPDGKIRIPLNEEGEGGKGQIEEFLREFNGEGIQHIALICDDLVKCWDNLKSLGVPFMTAPPATYYEMLPERLPGHGEDADALKMRGILLDGTTEGGQPRLLLQIFAEAQVGPVFFEFIQRKGDDGFGEGNFKALFESIERDQIARGVLDTKAKEPAE comes from the coding sequence ATGACACTCCACCCCGGTGATCTGTTCGAGAACCCCGCTGGCCTCGACGGCTTTGAATTCGTCGAATTTTGCGCCCCGGAAAAAGGCGTGCTTGAGCCGGTGTTCGAAAGCATGGGCTTCACCCGCGTGGCAAAGCACCGGTCAAAGGACGTGCACCTGTGGCGGCAGGGTGGCATCAATCTGATCGCCAATTACGAACCGCGCAGCGCCGCATGGTATTTCGCCCGCGAACATGGGCCCTCGGCCTGCGGCATGGCGTTCCGCGTGCGTGATGCGGCCAAGGCATACGATCACCTGATCGAAGCCGGGGCGGAACCGGTCGCCAATGAGCCCGGCCCGATGGAACTGCGCATCCCCGCAATCCGCGGCATCGGCGGCGCGATCCTGTATCTGGTTGATCGCTATGCGGGGGCGGAAGGCAAGAGCCTGACGATCTACGACATCGATTTCGATTACCTGCCCGGTGTCGATCCCTATCCCGAAGGTGCGGGTTTCCACACGATCGATCACCTGACGCACAACGTCTACACCGGTCGCATGAAGTATTGGGCGGACTATTACGAAACGCTGTTCAACTTCCGCGAAATCCGCTTTTTCGACATCAAGGGCGAATACACCGGCCTCACGTCAAAGGCGCTGACCGCGCCCGACGGCAAGATCCGCATCCCGCTCAATGAAGAGGGCGAAGGCGGCAAGGGCCAGATCGAGGAGTTCCTGCGCGAATTCAACGGCGAGGGCATCCAGCACATCGCGCTGATCTGTGATGATCTGGTCAAGTGCTGGGACAATCTGAAATCGCTTGGCGTTCCGTTCATGACGGCGCCGCCCGCGACCTATTACGAAATGTTGCCCGAGCGTCTGCCCGGCCATGGCGAAGATGCCGATGCGCTGAAAATGCGCGGCATCCTGCTCGACGGGACGACTGAAGGCGGACAGCCGCGCCTGCTGCTGCAGATCTTTGCAGAGGCGCAGGTCGGGCCGGTGTTCTTCGAATTCATCCAGCGCAAGGGCGATGACGGCTTTGGCGAGGGTAATTTCAAGGCGCTCTTCGAAAGCATCGAGCGCGATCAGATCGCGCGCGGCGTGCTCGACACCAAGGCCAAGGAACCTGCCGAATGA
- a CDS encoding VOC family protein: protein MSEHPVNHPVKLGGVHHAAYRCKDAKETVEWYGRVLGMDYTTAFAEDHVPSTGEYDPYMHIFLDAGNGNILAFFELPNQPEMGKDPNTPQWVQHLAFRVPDEDALLAAKAHVEAQGIDVLGPTHHGIFKSIYFFDPNGHRVELAADIGTDEQYAELKRVAPLMLDEWSQTKKAPRHADWLHEIARKEHGHS from the coding sequence ATGAGCGAGCATCCGGTGAACCACCCCGTGAAACTGGGCGGTGTCCACCACGCCGCCTATCGCTGCAAGGATGCGAAGGAAACGGTGGAGTGGTATGGCCGCGTGCTCGGCATGGATTACACCACTGCCTTCGCCGAGGATCACGTGCCGTCGACCGGCGAATACGATCCTTACATGCACATCTTCCTTGATGCGGGGAACGGCAACATCCTCGCCTTTTTCGAGCTGCCTAACCAACCGGAGATGGGCAAGGACCCGAACACCCCGCAATGGGTGCAGCACCTCGCCTTTCGCGTGCCCGACGAAGACGCGCTGCTCGCGGCCAAAGCACATGTCGAAGCGCAGGGTATCGACGTGCTCGGCCCGACGCACCACGGCATTTTCAAGTCGATCTATTTCTTCGATCCCAATGGCCACCGCGTCGAACTGGCGGCGGATATCGGGACGGATGAGCAATACGCTGAATTGAAACGCGTCGCTCCGCTGATGCTGGACGAATGGAGCCAGACCAAGAAGGCACCGCGCCATGCGGACTGGCTGCACGAGATCGCGCGCAAGGAGCACGGTCACTCGTAA
- a CDS encoding TonB-dependent receptor domain-containing protein: MKPLKISGHALLLAAASTMPFAVHAQEAPDQETAADEEEQIVVIGSRIARDPNIGAPAPILSLDAEALTQTGTSDVVDALRDVPALSTSTSSEGSIDGIFSEAVGQSILNLRGLGSNRTLVLVNGRRHVSGVAGEQAVDINSIPTALIERVETLTGGASSLYGSDAVTGVVNFVLKDDFEGIQANVQSGISSKGDSFRINGDLTWGVNFADGRGNFVVSGEYARGDELQFGERAFSRNNGIFDDQDNPARRFQSGDISADTPNFRDFFAVGVGGFPTGFLIPGQADFIADYTAQFGTAPNLTAAELALIDRSTNASRRLIAGQPTFSLSSAGGIVAPGLIGISDGPDINGNGVPDCLESSVGFNSTFQPGAFGLAGGCAVINPDGSVSVHQDGTITGLFNQFGGPGIQNNFDVNSLIPETERWSVNALLSYEISPSATFFAEAKYVSNSAEFQAQPNTFYDLLTIRADNPFITPDLQPFVGELFFGDGVQEGFYITRDPADLGANRNRNEFETYRFVGGIRGDTSEHFSYEVSANYGRFTQTSFDANRVIMDRFFAAIDVVNGPGGSPICRSDIDPTAPATTPFGIPAGDPGFFTFNPGDGSCRPANILGGVGAISQEAIDFITTTTVNEFQLEQLVFSAIFTGDTGAFLELPGGPVGFAFGLEYREERSESNFDPLVLGIIPVDTPDANQGDLLRNLGFSQNSLVFDPASEINNAGGTFNVYDIFSEVRLPILAGMPGAELLELSGSARLASYSTVGDNFTWNVSGLYAPIEDILFRGTYSKAVRAPNINELFNPPQGAFFRPVDPCDVGNLVTAADPALRQANCTAFFNQIGFDPTFGGGNYTYVDPLTARFSGSVSGNPNLKEETATTWTIGAQITPRFIPGLVISVDYYNIELEDAINAVGAQDIVDNCVDSSDINNGFCDLIDRNPATGGFTFLRQTSVNFARQETAGVEAALAYRFGVGPIDFTLNANGTWVDKLNNFFDPSDPTLVDPELGELQRPEWAGNASLTAAYNNFSFTWSTTYLDRMGLRAVEIEEVGNTGTDTFSFANGIASDVFIHDISFNFEATDNIDIYGGVNNVFNRKPFVTEQAYPVSPVGTLFFLGATLTM, translated from the coding sequence ATGAAACCTCTCAAGATTTCGGGCCACGCACTACTGCTGGCAGCAGCAAGCACGATGCCCTTTGCCGTCCACGCGCAAGAAGCGCCGGATCAGGAAACCGCCGCCGATGAAGAAGAGCAGATCGTTGTCATCGGCTCGCGCATCGCCCGCGATCCTAACATTGGCGCTCCGGCCCCGATCCTCTCGCTCGACGCGGAAGCGCTGACGCAGACGGGGACCTCCGACGTTGTGGACGCGCTGCGCGATGTCCCGGCCCTTTCGACCTCGACCTCGTCCGAAGGCTCGATCGACGGCATCTTCTCCGAAGCTGTAGGCCAGTCGATCCTCAACCTGCGCGGCCTCGGTTCGAACCGTACGCTGGTGCTGGTCAACGGCCGCCGTCACGTCTCTGGCGTCGCCGGTGAACAGGCTGTCGACATCAACTCGATCCCGACCGCGCTGATCGAACGCGTCGAAACGCTGACCGGGGGCGCATCATCGCTCTACGGCTCGGACGCAGTGACCGGCGTCGTTAACTTCGTGCTCAAGGACGATTTCGAAGGCATTCAGGCCAATGTCCAGTCGGGCATTTCGTCCAAGGGCGACAGCTTCCGGATCAATGGCGACCTGACCTGGGGCGTCAACTTCGCTGACGGTCGCGGCAACTTCGTGGTGTCGGGCGAATACGCCCGCGGCGACGAACTGCAGTTCGGCGAGCGCGCCTTCTCGCGCAACAACGGTATCTTCGACGATCAGGACAACCCGGCTCGCCGGTTCCAGTCGGGCGACATCAGTGCCGACACGCCCAACTTCCGCGATTTCTTCGCGGTTGGTGTCGGCGGTTTCCCGACCGGCTTCCTGATCCCCGGACAGGCCGATTTCATCGCCGATTACACCGCACAGTTCGGCACCGCACCGAACCTGACCGCAGCCGAGCTTGCGCTGATCGACCGTTCGACCAACGCATCGCGGCGGCTGATCGCCGGTCAGCCGACCTTCTCGCTGTCTTCGGCAGGCGGCATTGTCGCACCGGGCCTGATCGGCATCAGCGACGGCCCCGACATCAATGGCAACGGCGTTCCTGACTGTCTCGAAAGCTCGGTCGGCTTCAACTCGACCTTCCAGCCGGGTGCGTTCGGTCTGGCCGGGGGCTGCGCCGTCATCAATCCCGACGGCAGCGTCAGCGTCCACCAGGACGGCACCATCACCGGCCTGTTCAACCAGTTCGGCGGCCCCGGCATCCAGAACAACTTCGATGTCAACTCGCTGATCCCGGAAACCGAGCGTTGGTCGGTCAACGCCCTGCTTTCCTACGAGATCTCGCCGTCAGCGACCTTCTTCGCAGAAGCCAAGTATGTGTCGAACTCGGCCGAGTTCCAGGCCCAGCCGAACACCTTCTACGACCTGCTGACGATCCGTGCGGACAACCCGTTCATCACCCCGGACCTGCAGCCTTTCGTGGGCGAGCTGTTCTTCGGTGACGGCGTGCAGGAAGGTTTCTACATCACCCGCGACCCGGCTGACCTCGGTGCCAACCGCAACCGCAACGAGTTCGAAACTTACCGTTTCGTCGGCGGCATCCGTGGCGACACCTCGGAGCACTTCTCCTACGAAGTGTCGGCCAACTACGGCCGCTTCACGCAGACTTCATTCGACGCCAACCGCGTCATCATGGACCGCTTCTTCGCCGCGATCGACGTGGTGAACGGCCCCGGCGGCAGCCCGATCTGCCGTTCGGATATCGACCCGACGGCTCCGGCCACCACCCCGTTCGGCATTCCGGCGGGCGATCCGGGCTTCTTCACCTTCAATCCGGGTGACGGTTCGTGCCGTCCGGCCAACATCCTTGGCGGTGTCGGCGCGATCAGCCAGGAAGCGATCGACTTCATTACGACAACGACCGTAAATGAATTCCAGCTTGAGCAGCTGGTGTTCAGCGCGATCTTCACCGGCGACACCGGTGCGTTCCTCGAACTGCCGGGCGGCCCCGTCGGCTTCGCCTTCGGTCTGGAATATCGTGAAGAGCGTTCGGAATCGAACTTCGACCCGCTGGTGCTCGGGATCATTCCGGTGGACACGCCTGACGCAAACCAGGGCGACCTGCTGCGCAACCTCGGGTTCTCGCAGAACTCGCTGGTGTTCGACCCAGCTTCGGAAATCAACAACGCGGGCGGCACCTTCAATGTCTACGACATTTTCTCCGAAGTCCGCCTGCCGATCCTCGCCGGCATGCCGGGTGCGGAACTGCTCGAGCTGAGCGGTTCGGCCCGTCTGGCAAGTTATTCGACCGTGGGTGACAACTTCACGTGGAATGTCAGCGGCCTGTATGCTCCGATTGAGGACATCCTGTTCCGCGGCACTTATTCGAAGGCGGTTCGCGCACCGAACATCAACGAGCTGTTCAACCCGCCTCAGGGCGCATTCTTCCGTCCGGTTGATCCGTGCGATGTCGGCAACCTTGTCACAGCTGCCGATCCGGCGCTGCGTCAGGCGAACTGCACCGCATTCTTCAACCAGATCGGGTTCGATCCGACCTTTGGCGGCGGCAACTACACCTATGTCGATCCTCTGACGGCCCGTTTCTCGGGTTCGGTCAGCGGCAACCCGAACCTGAAGGAAGAAACAGCAACCACCTGGACGATCGGCGCGCAGATCACTCCGCGCTTCATTCCGGGCCTGGTGATCAGCGTCGATTATTACAACATCGAACTTGAAGACGCGATCAACGCTGTGGGTGCACAGGACATCGTGGACAACTGTGTCGACAGTTCGGACATCAACAACGGTTTCTGTGACCTGATTGATCGCAACCCAGCAACGGGCGGCTTCACATTCCTGCGCCAGACATCTGTCAACTTCGCGCGTCAGGAAACCGCAGGTGTCGAAGCTGCACTGGCATACCGTTTCGGCGTCGGTCCGATCGACTTCACGCTGAACGCCAACGGCACCTGGGTGGACAAGCTGAACAACTTCTTCGACCCGAGCGATCCGACGCTGGTTGACCCCGAACTGGGCGAACTCCAGCGTCCGGAATGGGCAGGCAACGCCTCGCTCACGGCGGCATACAACAACTTCAGCTTCACCTGGTCGACAACCTATCTCGATCGCATGGGCCTGCGTGCCGTGGAAATCGAAGAAGTCGGCAACACCGGGACGGACACCTTCTCGTTCGCCAACGGCATTGCCAGCGATGTCTTCATCCACGACATCTCGTTCAACTTCGAAGCGACCGATAACATCGACATCTATGGCGGTGTGAACAACGTCTTCAACCGCAAGCCGTTCGTGACCGAACAGGCCTATCCGGTCAGCCCGGTCGGCACGCTGTTCTTCCTCGGCGCGACGCTGACGATGTAA